One Cucurbita pepo subsp. pepo cultivar mu-cu-16 chromosome LG11, ASM280686v2, whole genome shotgun sequence DNA window includes the following coding sequences:
- the LOC111805371 gene encoding transcription factor bHLH93-like, translated as MELDEHVFLEELMALRRDSNWDAIPNELSDLCWNAWAFDYCFDQSGMNFHPNSSSEPLSAQNLDEFYHPLGNEFSVTGMADSAYAAMEVAAAPLPFQAERPNAEREGEGEGEEEEELGFLADEIQNMEVVQVQSACKMEPNQSPELPVFNIGTCSSIERKNRSKKLQGQPSKNLMAERRRRKRLNDRLSMLRSIVPKISKMDRTAILADAIEYMKELLEKIGNLQREVDGSNPRTNSLNNTKPSELVARNSPKFEVESRMGKTRIEICCAAKPGLILSTVNTIEALGLEIQQCVISSFNDFALQATCSSQEIKQRTELKPEELKEALFRNSGYGGSCL; from the exons atgGAGCTCGACGAGCACGTTTTCTTAGAGGAGTTGATGGCTCTACGTAGAGATTCAAATTGGGACGCCATTCCAAATGAACTTAGCGATCTCTGTTGGAATGCTTGGGCATTCGATTACTGTTTCGATCAAAGCGGTATGAATTTCCACCCAAATTCTTCGTCGGAACCTCTCTCTGCGCAGAATCTGGACGAGTTTTACCATCCTTTGGGAAATGAGTTCTCAGTGACAGGAATGGCCGATTCCGCCTATGCTGCCATGGAAGTAGCAGCGGCGCCTCTGCCATTTCAAGCAGAGCGTCCGAATGCGGAgcgagaaggagaaggagaaggagaagaagaggaggaacTAGGTTTTCTTGCGGATGAGATTCAGAATATGGAGGTGGTTCAAGTTCAATCGGCTTGCAAAATGGAGCCGAATCAATCTCCAGAACTCCCTGTTTTCAACATCGGAACATGCTCCTCCATCGAACGAAAGAACAGATCGAAGAAATTGCAAGGCCAACCGTCGAAGAATCTAATGGCGGAGAGACGGAGAAGGAAGCGCTTGAACGATCGCCTCTCCATGCTCAGATCCATCGTGCCTAAGATCAGCAAG ATGGACCGAACTGCGATTCTGGCAGATGCGATTGAGTACATGAAAGAATTGCTGGAGAAGATCGGGAATCTGCAGAGAGAAGTGGATGGATCAAATCCAAGGACGAATTCATTGAACAACACAAAACCGAGCGAATTGGTAGCGAGAAATTCACCAAAA TTTGAGGTGGAAAGCAGAATGGGGAAGACGAGGATCGAGATTTGCTGTGCGGCAAAACCAGGATTGATCTTATCGACGGTGAATACGATTGAAGCGTTGGGGCTTGAGATTCAACAGTGCGTAATTAGCAGCTTCAATGATTTCGCATTGCAAGCCACTTGTTCTTCTCAG GAAATAAAGCAGAGAACAGAACTGAAGCCTGAAGAACTGAAGGAAGCTTTATTTAGGAATTCAGGTTATGGGGGAAGCTGcttgtag